A stretch of Lysobacter sp. K5869 DNA encodes these proteins:
- the pqqB gene encoding pyrroloquinoline quinone biosynthesis protein PqqB produces MRILVLGAAAGGGYPQWNCNTPGSRRAWREEDGAKRRSQASIAVSADGERWLLINASPDFRQQVLALPPLWPRHGLRHSPIEAVLLSSGEIDHIAGLLSMRERQRFDLWASARVLELLALNPIFDALHPDYVARKPLALEAPVEIDGVDAPLGLRVTAFAVPGKVPLFMESRSESLQGNDDDTVGLEISDGRERFYYIPGCAALTPTLRERLRGAALVFFDGTLWRDDEMQRAGVGAKTGARMGHMSIDGGNGDDDAGTLGAFADLDVRRKLFIHLNTTNPVLDEASPERARVRAQGWEVAEDGMELTL; encoded by the coding sequence ATGCGCATCCTCGTGCTCGGAGCGGCGGCCGGCGGCGGCTATCCGCAGTGGAACTGCAACACGCCCGGCAGCCGCCGGGCGTGGCGCGAAGAGGACGGCGCCAAGCGCCGCAGCCAGGCCAGCATCGCGGTCAGCGCCGACGGCGAACGCTGGCTGCTGATCAACGCCTCGCCCGATTTCCGCCAGCAAGTGCTGGCGCTGCCGCCGCTGTGGCCGCGCCACGGCCTGCGCCACTCGCCGATCGAGGCGGTGCTGCTGAGCAGCGGCGAGATCGACCACATCGCCGGCCTGCTGTCGATGCGCGAACGCCAGCGCTTCGACCTGTGGGCCAGCGCGCGCGTGCTCGAACTGCTCGCGCTCAATCCGATCTTCGATGCGCTGCATCCCGATTACGTGGCGCGCAAGCCGCTCGCGTTGGAGGCGCCGGTCGAGATCGACGGCGTCGACGCGCCGCTGGGCTTGCGCGTGACCGCGTTCGCGGTGCCGGGCAAGGTGCCGTTGTTCATGGAGTCGCGCAGCGAAAGCCTGCAGGGCAACGACGACGACACGGTCGGCCTGGAAATCTCCGACGGCCGCGAACGCTTCTACTACATCCCCGGCTGCGCCGCGCTCACGCCGACCTTGCGCGAGCGCCTGCGCGGCGCCGCGCTGGTGTTCTTCGACGGCACCTTGTGGCGCGACGACGAAATGCAGCGCGCCGGCGTCGGCGCCAAGACCGGCGCGCGCATGGGCCATATGAGCATCGACGGCGGCAACGGCGACGACGACGCCGGCACGCTCGGCGCGTTCGCCGATCTCGACGTGCGCCGCAAGCTGTTCATCCACCTCAACACCACCAACCCCGTTCTCGACGAAGCCTCGCCCGAGCGCGCGCGGGTGCGCGCGCAAGGCTGGGAAGTCGCCGAGGACGGAATGGAACTCACGCTATGA
- the pqqA gene encoding pyrroloquinoline quinone precursor peptide PqqA produces MRAIERRAGDVCANGTQREIAAGGRRAAARALATSALNGARIRGALRVRSGLQSQPSRRARVYRGSVAAARRDGASRIASSASTPARGTLMKTWSKPKIVEIPCGCEINSYSSGDLF; encoded by the coding sequence GTGCGCGCCATCGAACGGCGCGCGGGCGATGTCTGCGCAAACGGTACGCAACGGGAAATCGCCGCCGGCGGGCGCCGCGCGGCCGCGCGCGCGTTGGCGACGTCCGCACTGAACGGCGCGCGCATTCGTGGCGCGCTTCGCGTCCGTAGCGGCCTCCAATCACAGCCATCGCGGCGCGCGCGGGTGTATCGTGGATCGGTCGCGGCCGCGCGCCGCGACGGCGCGTCTCGCATCGCGTCCAGCGCCTCCACCCCTGCAAGAGGAACGCTCATGAAGACCTGGTCCAAGCCCAAGATCGTCGAAATCCCGTGCGGTTGCGAAATCAACTCGTACTCGTCCGGCGATCTGTTCTGA
- a CDS encoding DUF2127 domain-containing protein, which yields MNPGDAHYNADPKAHPGLHVIAMVEAVKGLLALSAASGLELLGPAPLQRWIEELIRRFHLDPEHGSMAWLAHSISPGSVHLAAGIVSAYAALHLFEAWGLWKAKAWASWLGCVGAALYLPFDIFAMIRHPGWLASAVLIINVIVVWVLARDILKRRH from the coding sequence ATGAACCCCGGCGACGCGCACTACAACGCCGACCCCAAGGCCCACCCGGGCCTGCACGTCATCGCCATGGTCGAAGCGGTCAAGGGCCTGCTCGCCCTGTCGGCCGCCAGCGGCCTGGAACTGCTCGGCCCCGCGCCGCTGCAGCGCTGGATCGAGGAACTCATCCGCCGCTTCCACCTGGACCCCGAGCACGGCTCGATGGCCTGGCTCGCGCACAGCATCAGCCCCGGCTCGGTGCATCTGGCCGCCGGCATCGTGTCCGCCTACGCCGCCCTGCACCTGTTCGAGGCCTGGGGCCTGTGGAAGGCCAAGGCCTGGGCCTCGTGGCTGGGCTGCGTCGGCGCCGCGCTGTACCTGCCGTTCGACATCTTCGCGATGATCCGCCACCCGGGCTGGCTCGCCAGCGCGGTTCTCATAATCAACGTGATCGTGGTTTGGGTTCTCGCCCGCGACATTCTCAAACGTCGTCACTGA